One Dysosmobacter welbionis DNA segment encodes these proteins:
- a CDS encoding DUF4129 domain-containing protein, producing the protein MRHGKTTALKCLPLATELLIVFLTADILWQLLCGRPPFSMWGFLLSGGLMTAGNSLFLQKPRRFWQILLLNVLLCAVWIPLLSRTLDLTYPPLLVIQVPLYLFPLCRGYHWGVTPVTVRHLHGAGEYMGLYGLFYLIVASFAPQLLDRVPVLLALLALDLLAVVGMRTSGRNTIRAGSPFGRLPALLVPAVLAVLAVAACALLLAARGELIPIFQAVGSLLEGALTAVFRFLTSLFQGRSAGSAGMSSAAGGGSEAALPVESASGPAIAPQLVTALLLLSLAALVLAGVAALVRWLWRSRSRIRLPEEDDDDGLVRQRLGRRGLLSRLGQRLRVRAFLLRYAGTPRAALLELEHWGARRRCRRQSQETPREYLERLAGGPLRDALDAPMQARYSILVDDVERSLYSTLPPRLSREQVRELLSTVHRSARTPPARAK; encoded by the coding sequence ATGAGACATGGAAAGACCACCGCCCTCAAGTGCCTGCCGCTGGCCACCGAGCTGCTGATTGTCTTCCTGACGGCCGATATTCTGTGGCAGCTCCTGTGTGGCCGGCCGCCCTTCTCCATGTGGGGGTTTCTGCTCTCTGGCGGGCTGATGACCGCAGGCAACAGCCTCTTTCTCCAAAAGCCCCGCCGCTTTTGGCAGATTCTGCTGCTGAACGTTCTTCTCTGCGCCGTCTGGATCCCCCTGCTCAGCCGCACGCTGGACCTGACCTATCCGCCTCTTCTGGTGATTCAGGTGCCCCTGTACCTCTTCCCCCTGTGCCGGGGATACCACTGGGGCGTCACGCCTGTCACGGTCCGCCACCTCCACGGGGCCGGGGAGTACATGGGCCTGTATGGGCTGTTCTATCTGATCGTGGCCTCCTTCGCCCCTCAGCTGCTGGACCGGGTGCCGGTTCTGTTGGCGCTGCTGGCGCTGGATCTGCTGGCAGTGGTGGGGATGCGCACCTCCGGACGCAACACCATTCGGGCCGGTTCTCCCTTCGGGCGGCTCCCGGCCCTGCTGGTCCCAGCGGTCCTGGCCGTGCTGGCTGTGGCCGCCTGCGCTCTGCTGCTGGCCGCCAGGGGGGAGCTGATCCCCATCTTTCAGGCCGTCGGCAGCCTTCTGGAGGGCGCCCTGACCGCTGTATTCCGGTTCCTGACGTCTCTCTTCCAGGGCCGCTCCGCCGGGTCCGCAGGGATGTCCTCCGCCGCCGGAGGCGGCAGTGAGGCCGCTCTGCCTGTGGAAAGCGCCTCCGGCCCCGCCATCGCCCCTCAGCTGGTGACGGCGTTGCTGCTCCTGTCCCTGGCCGCGCTGGTCCTGGCCGGAGTGGCTGCTCTGGTGCGCTGGCTCTGGCGCAGCCGCAGCCGCATCAGATTGCCGGAGGAGGATGATGACGACGGGCTCGTCAGGCAGCGTCTGGGCCGCCGTGGCCTGCTCTCCCGGCTGGGCCAGCGCCTGCGGGTCAGGGCATTTCTGCTGCGGTACGCCGGAACCCCCCGTGCCGCCCTCCTGGAACTGGAGCACTGGGGCGCCCGCCGCCGCTGCCGCCGTCAAAGCCAGGAGACCCCCCGGGAGTATCTGGAACGTCTGGCAGGGGGGCCCCTCCGGGACGCGTTGGATGCGCCCATGCAGGCTCGGTACAGCATTCTGGTGGACGATGTGGAGCGGAGCTTGTACAGCACGCTTCCGCCCCGCCTCTCCCGGGAGCAGGTGCGGGAGCTGCTCTCCACTGTCCATAGAAGCGCCCGCACGCCTCCTGCACGTGCGAAGTGA
- a CDS encoding DUF58 domain-containing protein: MARTPESAAVDFAESSLFTGRFSILALAACGVGFSLSGRLPAAIFSLAAAAVAAAARLWARHVLDGVNAALQAERSCVFPGEPCPLRVTLDNPKWLPLVWLTVRFPLEPGGALRPEHRWETVELPEGGVQKPYYEKNVSFLLGHQRMSYTSRLQAEHRGLLSFDRIRLLSGDGLCLCVREKEIPLPRPVTLAVFPRLVPVSTRWFLRNSWELETGARGFQDDRTVIRNVRAYQPGDNARSLNFRLMARGQGAMVNIYEKISPRRAAFLLDGASFAGLPPEDFESALEILGSLAAQLMEEEVAVSLLISRPAGRLEQFATCRDRLQLPAVLTLLAAADTAVSITADEILPRLRTLSGAFLICGDVRRLDAGTCALLERHRVPLLAWGNSLTPSCGSWT, translated from the coding sequence ATGGCCAGAACGCCTGAGTCCGCTGCAGTGGACTTCGCCGAGTCCAGCCTGTTCACGGGGCGCTTCTCCATCCTGGCCCTGGCAGCCTGCGGAGTGGGCTTCAGCCTGAGCGGGCGGCTGCCCGCCGCCATCTTCTCTCTGGCGGCCGCCGCCGTGGCCGCCGCGGCCCGCCTCTGGGCCCGCCATGTGCTGGACGGCGTGAACGCCGCCCTCCAGGCGGAGCGGAGCTGCGTCTTCCCCGGGGAGCCCTGTCCTCTGCGGGTGACGCTGGACAACCCCAAGTGGCTGCCCCTGGTCTGGCTGACGGTGCGCTTCCCCCTGGAGCCGGGCGGCGCCCTCCGGCCGGAGCACCGCTGGGAGACCGTGGAACTCCCGGAGGGGGGCGTGCAGAAGCCCTATTATGAAAAGAACGTCTCCTTCCTGCTGGGGCATCAGCGGATGTCCTACACCAGCCGCCTCCAGGCGGAGCACCGGGGCCTGCTGTCCTTTGACCGGATCCGGCTGCTCTCCGGCGACGGCCTGTGCCTCTGCGTCCGGGAGAAGGAAATCCCGCTGCCCAGGCCCGTGACGCTGGCGGTGTTTCCCCGGCTGGTCCCCGTGTCCACCCGCTGGTTCCTGCGCAACAGCTGGGAGCTGGAGACCGGCGCCCGGGGCTTTCAGGATGACCGGACCGTGATCCGGAACGTCCGCGCCTACCAGCCGGGGGACAACGCCCGGTCCCTGAACTTCCGCCTGATGGCCCGGGGGCAGGGCGCCATGGTGAACATCTACGAGAAAATCTCCCCCCGCCGGGCCGCGTTCCTGCTGGACGGTGCCTCCTTCGCGGGCCTGCCGCCGGAGGACTTCGAATCTGCCCTGGAGATCCTGGGCTCCCTGGCGGCGCAGCTGATGGAAGAGGAGGTGGCCGTGTCTCTGCTCATCTCCCGCCCCGCCGGGCGGCTGGAGCAGTTTGCCACCTGCCGGGACCGGCTGCAGCTTCCCGCAGTCCTGACGCTGCTGGCCGCCGCAGACACCGCTGTCTCCATTACGGCGGACGAGATCCTGCCGCGCCTCCGCACCCTCTCCGGCGCCTTTCTGATCTGCGGGGATGTCCGCCGCCTGGACGCCGGTACCTGTGCGCTGCTGGAGCGGCACCGCGTCCCCCTGCTGGCCTGGGGGAACAGTCTCACCCCCTCCTGCGGGTCCTGGACCTGA
- a CDS encoding AAA family ATPase translates to MDFTELRHLAEQIETECGKAIIGKGEQIRLVLTSLFAGGHVLIDDIPGVGKTTLVKALSAVLGCGMVRVQFTPDLLPSDIVGMNIYSQKTGEMVFTPGPIMTNILLADEINRAIPRTQSALLEAMEERQVSVDGVTYPLAPPFMVLATQNPVETETTFALPAAQLDRFLFKLSMGYPTPREEAAMLRTVGDGAAFADLRPLLSPEEVNRFTREIRQVRLSDPVVAYIVELVQATREQPELACGASPRVSRDLFRASKAYAALSGRDYVTPDDVKYLARYVLPHRVLLSHQAALSGLEAAGVVETVLAQVPCRETGEVLAHGQNA, encoded by the coding sequence ATGGACTTCACGGAACTCCGCCATTTGGCGGAGCAGATCGAGACAGAGTGCGGCAAGGCCATCATCGGCAAGGGTGAGCAGATCCGCCTGGTACTCACCAGCCTGTTTGCCGGCGGGCACGTGCTGATTGACGATATCCCCGGCGTGGGCAAGACCACGCTGGTGAAGGCCCTCTCCGCGGTGCTGGGCTGCGGCATGGTGCGGGTGCAGTTCACCCCGGATCTGCTGCCCTCAGACATCGTGGGCATGAACATTTACAGCCAGAAAACCGGGGAGATGGTCTTCACCCCCGGCCCCATCATGACCAACATCCTGCTGGCGGACGAGATCAACCGGGCCATCCCCCGTACCCAGTCCGCCCTGCTGGAGGCCATGGAGGAACGGCAGGTGTCCGTAGACGGCGTCACCTATCCCCTGGCCCCACCCTTCATGGTCCTGGCCACCCAGAACCCCGTGGAGACGGAGACCACCTTCGCCCTGCCCGCTGCCCAGCTGGACCGCTTCCTCTTCAAGCTCTCCATGGGCTACCCCACCCCCAGGGAGGAGGCCGCCATGCTCCGAACCGTGGGAGATGGAGCCGCCTTTGCGGACCTCCGCCCCCTGCTCTCCCCGGAGGAAGTCAATCGGTTCACCCGGGAGATCCGGCAGGTCCGCCTGTCCGATCCGGTGGTGGCGTACATCGTGGAGCTGGTCCAGGCCACCCGGGAGCAGCCGGAGCTGGCCTGCGGCGCCAGCCCCCGGGTGTCCCGGGACCTGTTCCGGGCCTCCAAAGCCTATGCCGCCCTCTCCGGCCGGGACTATGTCACCCCGGACGATGTGAAGTATCTGGCCCGCTACGTCCTGCCCCACCGGGTACTGCTGTCCCATCAGGCGGCGCTCTCCGGCCTGGAGGCGGCCGGCGTGGTGGAGACCGTACTGGCCCAGGTGCCCTGCCGGGAGACCGGGGAGGTCCTTGCCCATGGCCAGAACGCCTGA